The sequence AGGAACAGATCGTGCTTATTGGCATCGAAGGATTGCACATATTTGGTGATCTCCACCTCCTCGCGCTTATCGCGGCTGTTCTCTAATACTTTTTTAAATTCTACCGGGTCGATATCCTCCTGGAAACCTAAATAAACGTTAGCGCCCCCGGCGCGTTCCAGGATATAATAAGTTTCGTCCTGCGTAATGGTTTCGCCAAAATGCTCTTGTATATAAGGAACGGATGGGTGGCATTGGATAGACAGGTTACCGCCGTCGATAGTATCCAAAAAATCGAAGCGGATAGGGAATTCGTAACCAAACCGCTTTGATGAATCCCCTAAAACCGCGTCGTGTTCAGTAAACATCAGCATATCAAACGATACTTCCAGCAGGTTGCCATCGCTTTCAAGCACCAGTCCGTTCTCAGGTACGATCAGTTCAAACGACCAGGCATAATTTACCTCGTCTTTATTAATACCCTCAATATTCTGGCGCATCCAGTGCCCCCCCCAGGCACCTGGCTCGAACCAGGGCCTTACACGGAACACCGAGGTACTTAGATGATGTAGGGCCGATTTCAAATCGACGGCAGTCATCCAGTTCAGGCTACCCTTCCATTGCGCATCGCCAATGATGGCCGCTTTATTAAGGATGTTCTTTTTATGTTCGTTCAGCAGTACCCAATCTACAAAGTAGAAGCGCTTGTACATCTCGGCCGGACTTTCAGATACATTATTGCCCAAATTGGTAATAACACCTGCACGCATACGCAATTGCAACTCGTTTTTTGGCAGATCGAGATAGATCAGTTGCGCATCATCGGTCATTAAAGCCGCGCCGACGCCAAGTATAATGGTGATATCGCTTCTTGTATCATCTATAGCGCCGCTATCAAAATTATAGAAATCAGACAGTTGCAGCTGACATTTTGTTCCCCATACCGAGTTTTGCGTTCCTAAATAAGGGGATACTAATTCCTGTACAGCTTCCGGCGATTTTAAATGATCAGCAGTTTGGATCCAGTTAACGCTTAGGTTTTGTTTGTTAAACTCTTCGTCCAGGCAATGCTTCACATCATCCCAAAACACGCCAACATACCCGTCAATCGCTACAAATTTCTGCCCTGCTATCCATTTAGCCAGCGATGGGTATCCGTTATGTATCTTCCCTGTTCCCACCGGGTGATAAGGAAAAACATCGTACCCCTCGGGCCGCTCTGCCGGTGCCGTTGCGGGCATCAGTGGCTGCATTCCCGTTCTCCACCTGGTTTTAGCTTTATTGTTTGATATGTTTAAGTCTATTTCCATAGATAAAGTAAATTATACATGTATGGTTGCAAAGCGCCCGTTTGTTTTAGTCCGATTGTCTTCACCTTTATATATACATGCATAAATTTATGCCCGGCAAATAAGCGTTACGCTTAAATTGTGATACAAGGTTATTCAAATTTCTACAATTGGATTGATGAAAGGGTAGCTATTTTTGAGTGATTAATATGTACAAACATATAAACATGTATATAATTAACAAAATATTTTTTTAAATTTGTTTTTATATTGTATGCCGGTTAGCAACCACATGTATACAAACCATAAAATGCGACCGGGAGATAATGTAAAATCCTGTCGCAGCGAACCAAAACGTAAATGAAATTCTCCATCAACCACAAAAGCCCGGTACCCCTGCACATACAAGCAGAGGAACTTGTACGTAATATTATTAAAGACCCGCAGTATGCCGATGGCAAGTTTTTGCCTAACGAGGTTGACCTGGCCAAGCAACTGGCCATATCGCGCACCACGCTGCGCCAGGCGCTTAATAAACTGGTTTACGAGGGCCTGCTGATCCGCAAGAAAGGGATCGGCACCAAGGTAGCCGGGGCTTCAGTAAGTTCAAAATCAAACAATTGGTTGAGCTTTTCGCAGGAGATGCAGGCAAGGGGCATCCCTATCCGCAACTTCGAACTGCACATTAGTTGGGTAACGCCCGATGAGCAGGTGGCTAACTTCTTCGAGATCAGCAATACTAAAAAGGTGCTTAAACTGGAGCGCC comes from Mucilaginibacter mali and encodes:
- a CDS encoding GntR family transcriptional regulator; the protein is MKFSINHKSPVPLHIQAEELVRNIIKDPQYADGKFLPNEVDLAKQLAISRTTLRQALNKLVYEGLLIRKKGIGTKVAGASVSSKSNNWLSFSQEMQARGIPIRNFELHISWVTPDEQVANFFEISNTKKVLKLERLRGRLEGPFVYFVSYFHPRVGLTGDEDFKRPLYEVLEKDYSVIANLSKEEISAKAADKLIAGKLEIEPNEPVLFRKRFVYDQGDRPIEFNLGYYRADSFVYTIESRRE
- a CDS encoding class I mannose-6-phosphate isomerase, coding for MEIDLNISNNKAKTRWRTGMQPLMPATAPAERPEGYDVFPYHPVGTGKIHNGYPSLAKWIAGQKFVAIDGYVGVFWDDVKHCLDEEFNKQNLSVNWIQTADHLKSPEAVQELVSPYLGTQNSVWGTKCQLQLSDFYNFDSGAIDDTRSDITIILGVGAALMTDDAQLIYLDLPKNELQLRMRAGVITNLGNNVSESPAEMYKRFYFVDWVLLNEHKKNILNKAAIIGDAQWKGSLNWMTAVDLKSALHHLSTSVFRVRPWFEPGAWGGHWMRQNIEGINKDEVNYAWSFELIVPENGLVLESDGNLLEVSFDMLMFTEHDAVLGDSSKRFGYEFPIRFDFLDTIDGGNLSIQCHPSVPYIQEHFGETITQDETYYILERAGGANVYLGFQEDIDPVEFKKVLENSRDKREEVEITKYVQSFDANKHDLFLIPNGTVHSAGKGNLVLEISATPYIFTFKMYDWLRLDLNGEPRAINIDHAFNNLKFDRKGQKVVDELISKQTCIKQGSDWQIIHVPTHAEHFYDVERVEFDTEITLPTNGSCQVMMLVEGESVKVKTADGTTVDYAYAETFVIPAGAKEFTLTNTGASRAKVIKAFIKPLN